TATTGTTGCTCTGCACCGGACAAATCCAGGGCATCAACGGCGAGAAATCGATGATTGTTGCAGTTGCTGAAAGGTGACCCACAACCGGTTGTGGGGGGCACGACTCGGCAGCCTAGTCGTGGTATTCGCCCTCGGCGGGCTAAACCTCTGATTTCACACTGAATACCCTGGAGGGGCCAACGTATCGTCGTGCCGCCAAGCGCTTTTTGACGCGTGCAATTTATGCAATTGCGTGGTTAAAACGAGCGAGAGGATACCTCACCAGCGCATCTACGCAACGGGCAAATGCCCGTGTTTTTCGTAGGGCTTTTTGCCGAAAGCCCCGCAACCGGTTGCGCGCCGTTGCGCCGGCAGCCAGGGTCTTCGGGCATCGCGAAAAGGTCCCCGAAATGAAGGCTCTTTTCCCGCGTGCCAGCGTTAGCCCGGCTGTTCCAATTGATCCGTCCCAATTGGAACTCCGCGATGCGATTCCCTCGACTCTTTCCCCGCAACAAGAAGCAGGTCGCCTTGTCGCCGGCGCCCGGCCACTACTCGAACGACGATCCCGAAGCGGTCATCTTCGATCAGGGGACGCGTCTGCGCGTCGAAGCCAATCATTGGAAGGTTTTCTGCTTCATCCTCGCCTTCATCGCCGGTGGCGCCGTCTACACGCGCCAGCCGCCACCATCGGTTGTCCGCTCGTACGGCGTCTCGTCCGATGCCGGCGGCAATCCGCTAGTGAAGCAACTTGCTGCCTATAACCCGGACGACCAGGCGAAGCGTACGGCGATCAAAGAGGACGTCGAGCATTGGTTCACGATCGAGCCGGTCCTGACTGACGATATCCGAACCTCGCGTCTCGCGAG
This is a stretch of genomic DNA from Burkholderia gladioli. It encodes these proteins:
- a CDS encoding type IV secretion system protein, which codes for MRFPRLFPRNKKQVALSPAPGHYSNDDPEAVIFDQGTRLRVEANHWKVFCFILAFIAGGAVYTRQPPPSVVRSYGVSSDAGGNPLVKQLAAYNPDDQAKRTAIKEDVEHWFTIEPVLTDDIRTSRLARNINAVKAKMVGNAKNQFAAWISDDKPFDQITTNPKLVREAKVTNVSLLDDSTVVVEFTTSTRQSPTDKPVDIRFALTLRYQIIPPTAEDVLGTNPYGLYYPFFTLQKTGA